One genomic window of Sphingobacterium oryzagri includes the following:
- a CDS encoding response regulator, producing MKKEAILKWELFIGIILAYLIIIGTAVYFFTALGTKVEDVKVATDRLQKKTNILNEIDQELFDAIQSKTRYLLRQEIRDLQSINDLLKDLSRSTAALKEGFDNEARILTQINALEEAARQSLDIKSIQEQKEDSTQDNKELVLQEQNNINDIVLSIRNSLLAERQATAEQFHSSVLNLKNTAYFLIGLPLVFILFIFNRVIKIVRELSRRSKETNQLNKEIQAAQQKIEESNWVLAEAGKLNESITGVDNENVIAEIAFRHIQNALDFYAGALYIRRVESYEYLLKEQIGIDKSHAISQSFLHGEGLLGNVTKAKEIKIIQQNTEEILRSSTALHGNQIDTIILAPLVYERHTVGIMEIAGRYPKESLPKITQYVERASRMTAMAIKFGQSHTLVEQLLEETQQQTEELEAQQEELRITNEELIYKTNLLEASEEELRVQQEELQQSNSELEEKAKQLEVKNDDLNTAQRVVEEKIQEVELASKYKSEFMANMSHELRTPLNSILILAKLLHDNKNHNLNADQVKYASVIHSAGSDLLQLINELLDLAKIESGKVELNYETIYSKDFIHNLENLFATTAQEREIHFITKIDENLPKQFVSDEYRLEQVIKNFLSNAFKFTEKQGKVELTVRYANDNLKFIVRDNGKGISKEKQQLIFEAFRQEDGSTSRKYGGTGLGLSISREIASMLGGRITLDSELDKGSTFTLIIPYTDAPAVATPNRPLFAETGLKENLEKAFPDHEQTSDNASTDDPLLTKNLLIVEDDVNFADILRDFAQTYGFQVMLAHDGADAIQKAKQFKPHAIILDVMLPISDGWEVLKTLKNTPETKHIPIHMMSAASFNQREFIENGAIGFLSKPVSEDSLKRVFDNINLNIDKGIKKVLLIEDQEFQSEIIKSAFAEQHINVIQAFNASSGLVKLQEEENIDCVILDIKLPDADGLDVLDKIKAMPAYLDTPIIINTAYDLSKSQIDHIRQYTRAMILKSGKSNSRLIDEVKLFLNKISSDDYSPVKNISKLNQVSNQSDSLHGKRVLIADDDMRNVFALTTTLQEYQMEIEIANNGLEAVEIVQNSGSKIDIVLMDIMMPEMDGYEAINAIRKNKAFANLPIIAVTAKAMKGDREKSIQIGASDYVSKPIDIDKLVSLMRVWLS from the coding sequence ATGAAAAAAGAAGCAATCCTGAAATGGGAGTTATTCATCGGGATTATCCTTGCTTATTTAATAATCATCGGAACCGCTGTCTACTTTTTTACCGCCTTAGGAACAAAAGTAGAGGACGTAAAAGTGGCAACCGATCGTTTGCAAAAGAAGACCAACATCCTGAATGAGATCGATCAAGAACTTTTTGATGCTATTCAATCCAAAACACGCTACCTTCTTCGCCAGGAAATCCGGGATCTGCAAAGCATCAACGATTTGCTCAAAGATTTGTCGCGTTCTACCGCCGCACTGAAAGAAGGTTTCGATAATGAGGCTCGTATCCTCACGCAGATTAACGCCTTGGAAGAAGCTGCCCGACAAAGCCTTGATATCAAATCTATACAGGAACAGAAAGAAGATAGCACACAAGACAATAAAGAGTTAGTACTGCAGGAGCAAAACAACATAAACGATATCGTTCTCAGCATCCGCAACAGCCTGCTAGCTGAGCGCCAAGCTACTGCCGAGCAATTTCATTCTTCGGTGTTGAATTTGAAAAACACCGCCTATTTCCTGATCGGGCTCCCGTTAGTTTTTATTCTTTTCATCTTTAACCGCGTCATCAAAATCGTGCGCGAGCTGAGTCGCCGATCTAAAGAAACCAACCAGTTAAACAAAGAAATACAAGCCGCGCAGCAAAAAATAGAAGAATCCAATTGGGTGCTGGCAGAAGCCGGCAAGCTCAACGAAAGCATCACGGGCGTCGATAATGAAAATGTAATTGCAGAAATTGCTTTCAGGCACATACAGAACGCTTTAGACTTCTACGCTGGTGCGCTGTACATCCGGCGGGTAGAATCGTATGAATATTTGCTTAAAGAACAGATTGGCATTGATAAAAGCCATGCCATATCGCAATCATTTTTACACGGTGAAGGCTTATTGGGCAATGTCACCAAAGCAAAAGAAATCAAAATTATCCAGCAAAATACGGAGGAGATTCTTCGTTCGTCAACCGCCCTGCACGGCAATCAAATCGACACCATTATTCTCGCTCCTTTGGTTTACGAGCGGCACACGGTGGGCATTATGGAGATTGCCGGAAGATACCCGAAAGAAAGTCTGCCGAAAATAACGCAATATGTAGAACGCGCAAGCCGCATGACCGCCATGGCGATCAAGTTTGGCCAAAGCCATACCCTCGTGGAACAGCTTTTGGAAGAAACGCAACAGCAAACAGAAGAATTGGAAGCGCAACAAGAAGAGTTGCGGATCACCAACGAGGAGTTGATCTATAAAACCAACCTCCTGGAGGCATCAGAAGAAGAGCTCCGCGTGCAGCAAGAAGAACTGCAACAAAGCAATTCGGAACTGGAAGAGAAAGCCAAACAGTTGGAGGTTAAAAACGACGATCTAAACACTGCGCAGCGTGTTGTCGAAGAAAAAATACAGGAAGTAGAATTAGCAAGCAAGTACAAAAGTGAGTTTATGGCTAATATGAGCCACGAACTACGTACGCCACTCAATAGTATCCTGATCTTAGCAAAACTATTGCACGACAACAAAAACCATAACCTTAATGCCGATCAAGTAAAATATGCATCGGTGATACATAGCGCTGGTAGCGATTTGTTGCAATTGATCAATGAATTACTTGATCTCGCAAAAATAGAGTCTGGAAAAGTCGAGCTTAATTACGAAACTATTTACAGCAAAGATTTTATTCATAACCTGGAAAACCTTTTTGCCACCACAGCTCAAGAGCGGGAAATCCATTTCATTACAAAGATCGATGAAAATCTGCCAAAGCAGTTTGTCAGTGACGAATATCGGTTGGAGCAAGTTATTAAAAATTTCCTGTCCAATGCTTTTAAATTCACAGAAAAGCAGGGTAAAGTCGAACTCACCGTGCGCTATGCAAACGATAACCTCAAATTTATCGTTCGCGATAACGGCAAAGGCATTTCAAAAGAAAAACAACAGCTAATTTTTGAAGCTTTTCGCCAGGAAGATGGTTCTACCAGCCGCAAATATGGTGGTACGGGCCTTGGTCTTTCCATTAGTCGGGAAATTGCCTCCATGCTCGGCGGACGTATTACGTTAGACAGCGAGTTAGACAAAGGAAGTACCTTTACGCTCATCATTCCGTATACCGATGCGCCCGCTGTTGCGACACCGAATAGGCCACTCTTTGCCGAAACGGGTTTGAAAGAAAATCTCGAAAAAGCATTTCCTGATCACGAACAAACCTCAGACAACGCCTCGACAGATGATCCGTTACTGACGAAGAATTTGTTGATCGTGGAAGACGATGTCAATTTTGCCGATATTCTCCGCGACTTTGCACAAACCTATGGTTTCCAAGTTATGCTAGCACACGATGGTGCCGATGCCATACAAAAAGCGAAGCAATTTAAACCGCACGCCATTATTTTGGATGTCATGCTTCCGATATCAGACGGCTGGGAAGTACTAAAAACCTTAAAAAACACACCGGAAACCAAGCATATTCCGATCCACATGATGTCGGCAGCCAGCTTTAACCAACGGGAGTTTATTGAAAATGGTGCGATTGGTTTCCTTTCGAAGCCCGTCTCGGAAGATTCGTTAAAACGCGTATTCGACAACATCAACCTCAATATCGATAAAGGCATAAAAAAGGTACTCTTGATCGAAGATCAGGAATTTCAAAGTGAGATCATAAAATCAGCCTTTGCCGAGCAGCATATCAATGTAATTCAAGCGTTTAATGCTAGTAGCGGTTTGGTCAAATTACAGGAAGAAGAAAATATCGATTGTGTAATCCTCGACATCAAACTGCCCGATGCTGATGGTCTCGACGTGCTCGATAAAATCAAGGCAATGCCCGCTTATTTGGACACCCCGATTATTATTAACACGGCATACGACCTGTCCAAAAGCCAAATAGATCATATCCGGCAGTACACGAGAGCGATGATTCTTAAATCCGGAAAGAGTAACAGCCGATTGATTGACGAAGTCAAACTTTTCCTCAATAAAATTAGCTCGGACGATTACTCGCCTGTTAAAAACATCAGTAAATTAAATCAGGTGAGCAACCAAAGCGACAGCTTACATGGCAAACGTGTTTTGATTGCAGATGACGACATGCGCAATGTTTTTGCGCTGACGACCACGCTGCAGGAATACCAGATGGAGATCGAAATTGCCAACAATGGACTGGAGGCTGTGGAGATCGTGCAAAACAGCGGCTCGAAAATTGATATTGTTTTAATGGATATCATGATGCCGGAGATGGATGGCTATGAAGCAATCAATGCCATTCGGAAAAACAAAGCCTTTGCCAACCTGCCCATTATTGCGGTAACAGCAAAGGCCATGAAAGGCGATCGGGAAAAATCGATACAAATTGGCGCGAGCGATTACGTCAGTAAGCCGATTGATATCGACAAATTAGTGTCGTTAATGCGCGTATGGCTAAGTTAA
- a CDS encoding CheR family methyltransferase, whose translation MAKLSMSHISYQELKEIVDLLGNVSGYDLSGYSKSSLKRRVQRIMDLERMDLVDLKNAITNFDSFHTYLMNEVTVNVTEMFRDPKYYAALRNDVLPYLETYPRLKFWSAGCSTGEEVYSLAIMLMEEDLYSRSFIYGTDINGHVLETAKKAIYPLKKFKLYSENYNATDTTGSLSDYYTAMYEAAIINNEVRKNILFSQHNLATDSIFNEFQFISCRNVLIYFDMELQNRVFQLFYESLSEFGFLCLGSKETLLNRDIMSNFKVINKEFNIYQKIK comes from the coding sequence ATGGCTAAGTTAAGCATGTCACATATCAGCTATCAGGAGCTAAAAGAAATCGTTGATCTTTTGGGCAATGTTTCTGGCTATGATTTGTCTGGGTACAGTAAATCCTCGTTAAAAAGACGTGTGCAACGCATCATGGATCTGGAGCGCATGGATCTCGTCGATCTTAAAAATGCTATCACTAATTTTGATAGCTTTCACACTTACCTGATGAATGAAGTCACGGTAAATGTGACCGAAATGTTTCGCGACCCGAAGTATTACGCTGCGCTGCGAAATGATGTGCTCCCCTATCTGGAAACTTATCCACGGCTTAAATTTTGGAGTGCGGGGTGTTCAACTGGCGAAGAAGTATACTCGCTGGCCATTATGCTGATGGAAGAAGATTTGTACAGCCGCAGTTTTATTTATGGGACGGATATCAATGGGCATGTGTTAGAAACCGCTAAAAAGGCGATTTATCCATTGAAAAAATTTAAGCTGTATAGTGAGAATTACAATGCGACCGATACCACAGGAAGCCTTTCCGACTACTACACCGCGATGTACGAGGCCGCGATCATCAACAATGAGGTGCGGAAAAACATCCTGTTTTCGCAGCACAATTTAGCGACAGATTCTATCTTCAATGAGTTTCAGTTTATCTCCTGTCGCAACGTGCTTATTTATTTCGACATGGAGTTGCAAAATCGCGTCTTTCAATTGTTTTACGAATCGCTCAGCGAATTTGGCTTTCTTTGTCTAGGATCAAAAGAAACGTTGCTAAACCGCGATATCATGTCAAACTTCAAGGTTATCAACAAAGAATTTAACATCTACCAGAAGATAAAATGA
- a CDS encoding chemotaxis protein CheB, giving the protein MTNKADEIVVIGGSAGSYNLIVEIIEALPTQYAAAIIIVIHRNPKFTTKIEQTLATRLQRPISQADDKAPILKSAVYFAVPGYHLLIEPDRTFSLDNSELIQFSRPSIDVLFESAAEVYERKCAAFLLSGANKDGSDGISLVQQLGGHAVVQSPEDALITTMPEHAIRTNDQINIYSDQQILSFFRNLK; this is encoded by the coding sequence ATGACAAACAAAGCCGACGAAATTGTGGTCATTGGCGGAAGCGCAGGCTCGTACAATCTTATTGTAGAGATTATCGAGGCACTTCCTACGCAATACGCTGCCGCTATCATTATTGTCATCCATCGCAATCCAAAGTTCACCACTAAAATCGAACAAACCTTGGCAACACGTCTGCAACGCCCCATCAGCCAGGCAGATGATAAAGCACCCATCTTAAAAAGTGCTGTTTATTTCGCCGTACCGGGCTATCATTTACTTATTGAGCCAGACCGGACGTTTTCATTGGACAATTCCGAACTTATTCAGTTCTCTCGGCCATCTATTGATGTGCTTTTTGAATCCGCAGCTGAAGTTTACGAAAGAAAATGCGCTGCATTTTTGCTCTCGGGCGCCAACAAAGATGGCTCCGATGGAATCAGCCTTGTGCAGCAATTAGGTGGACATGCCGTCGTGCAATCACCGGAAGATGCCCTGATCACGACCATGCCCGAGCATGCCATTCGGACAAACGATCAAATCAATATTTACAGCGATCAACAGATCCTTTCCTTTTTCCGGAACTTAAAATAA
- a CDS encoding response regulator: MKNVNLLILDDKEENIISLSALLADVQHINIISSTDPNEALKICWKNDIAIALVDVQMPEINGFEFVSLLKSNPKTNHIMAIMVTAISKEDRYLLKGLESGAIDYLYKPLNPEITVAKVTSFVNQIHIQEEIKQKNIALEESKRELTLAKEEAEEARKSKESFLANMSHEIRTPINGIIGIIHMLRNSELNDEQLDWIHRLDVASNSLLLIINDILDISKIDSGMLKIENESFSIRQKLEELHEIFKLKALDKQLSFEVDIDSRLPDYVKSDPLRLQQIINNFISNSLKFTEKGHIILKAKVIEQSTNQSTIRLTVTDTGIGVKSDAIEKIFLAFEQADDGITKKFGGTGLGLAIVKRLANLLQGKVEAKSVYGEGSDFSFEATFEHAESFPREENLQKKEFSKLEKFDKLHILIAEDNDLNSFMLAHMLESWGCKVDNVKNGRQAVENVNNFDYDLIMMDTHMPIMSGFEAIKAIKKIADPTKASTPIITISASVLEHEQAAAYEAGADSVIGKPFDPFDLHQKISRLISKTRMTS; encoded by the coding sequence ATGAAAAATGTTAATCTTCTTATTTTGGACGACAAGGAGGAAAACATCATCAGTTTATCCGCATTATTAGCCGATGTCCAACATATTAATATCATTAGTTCAACAGATCCCAATGAAGCCTTAAAAATTTGTTGGAAAAACGATATTGCGATTGCTTTGGTGGATGTCCAGATGCCCGAAATAAACGGTTTTGAATTTGTTTCGCTCTTAAAATCCAACCCTAAGACCAACCATATTATGGCGATCATGGTAACCGCCATTTCCAAGGAAGACCGTTACCTACTAAAAGGCTTGGAAAGCGGCGCGATAGATTACCTCTACAAACCGCTCAATCCAGAGATAACGGTGGCTAAAGTCACGTCTTTTGTCAACCAGATTCATATTCAAGAGGAGATCAAACAAAAAAACATCGCCTTAGAAGAGTCCAAAAGAGAGCTTACGCTAGCAAAGGAAGAAGCCGAAGAAGCGCGCAAATCCAAGGAAAGCTTTCTGGCCAACATGAGTCATGAAATCCGCACACCGATCAACGGTATTATTGGTATTATACACATGCTTCGTAATTCTGAATTGAATGACGAACAACTGGATTGGATTCATCGACTTGATGTAGCATCCAACTCACTACTACTTATTATCAACGATATTTTGGATATTTCCAAAATAGATTCGGGTATGTTAAAGATTGAAAATGAAAGTTTTTCCATACGCCAGAAGCTGGAAGAGCTGCACGAAATCTTTAAGTTAAAAGCGCTTGATAAGCAACTTTCCTTCGAGGTAGATATCGATTCGCGCTTGCCCGATTACGTGAAGAGCGATCCATTACGTTTGCAGCAAATCATCAATAACTTTATTTCCAACAGTCTTAAGTTCACCGAAAAAGGACATATTATTTTAAAGGCGAAGGTCATCGAGCAGTCGACAAATCAATCAACAATTCGTTTGACCGTAACCGATACGGGGATTGGCGTAAAATCTGATGCGATTGAAAAGATTTTCCTGGCTTTTGAGCAAGCAGATGACGGCATCACCAAAAAATTTGGTGGAACAGGCCTGGGTCTCGCTATTGTAAAAAGGTTGGCCAATCTTCTGCAAGGCAAGGTCGAAGCAAAAAGCGTGTACGGTGAAGGATCTGACTTTTCGTTTGAGGCGACCTTCGAACATGCGGAAAGTTTTCCGCGCGAAGAAAATCTGCAAAAGAAAGAATTTTCCAAACTGGAGAAGTTTGACAAGTTGCACATATTGATCGCCGAAGATAATGATCTCAATAGCTTCATGCTGGCACACATGCTGGAATCCTGGGGATGCAAGGTTGATAATGTTAAAAATGGCCGGCAAGCGGTGGAAAACGTAAACAATTTTGATTATGACCTTATTATGATGGATACCCATATGCCCATTATGTCTGGATTTGAAGCAATAAAAGCGATCAAAAAAATAGCCGATCCGACGAAGGCATCCACGCCGATCATCACGATATCCGCATCGGTTTTAGAGCATGAGCAAGCCGCAGCTTACGAAGCAGGTGCCGACAGCGTGATCGGGAAACCATTCGATCCGTTTGATCTTCATCAAAAAATAAGCAGGCTCATTAGCAAAACGCGCATGACATCTTAA
- a CDS encoding plastocyanin/azurin family copper-binding protein, which translates to MKRLFVFPAIAIALSLAACGGSDNKATTTTTEESTTAETPAAETVPGIENVELSNTISIESNDQMKFDKELLRVKAGEPVELTLKNVGTLPKESMGHNLIVLKPGVDIATFAGEATAAADADYVPKTSLSSIAAHTKLLGPGEEDKISFTLEKGVYTFICSFPGHYGVMQGKIVAE; encoded by the coding sequence ATGAAAAGATTATTTGTATTCCCGGCGATTGCTATCGCTTTATCACTTGCAGCATGCGGTGGTTCCGATAATAAAGCAACGACCACGACCACAGAAGAAAGCACCACTGCAGAAACGCCTGCAGCAGAAACTGTACCTGGCATTGAGAATGTTGAATTATCCAATACGATTTCGATTGAATCAAATGACCAAATGAAGTTCGACAAGGAATTGTTGCGCGTAAAAGCTGGCGAACCGGTAGAGTTGACATTGAAAAATGTGGGAACACTTCCAAAAGAATCTATGGGCCATAACCTTATCGTGTTGAAACCGGGTGTAGACATTGCTACATTTGCAGGTGAAGCTACGGCAGCAGCTGACGCGGATTACGTTCCTAAAACGTCGCTTTCATCGATCGCCGCGCACACGAAACTTTTAGGGCCAGGCGAAGAAGATAAGATTTCTTTCACTTTGGAAAAGGGCGTTTACACATTTATTTGTAGCTTCCCTGGACACTACGGCGTTATGCAAGGTAAAATCGTTGCCGAATAA
- the lpdA gene encoding dihydrolipoyl dehydrogenase, whose translation MQYDVIVIGSGPGGYVGAIRCAQLGLKTAVIEKYSTFGGTCLNVGCIPSKALLDTSEHYHNAAHNFETHGIELSNLKIDVKKMIDRKNDVIAQNTAGITFLFKKNKIDAYEGVGSFVDKNTIKVTKSDGSTEELKAKNVIIATGSKPTELPFLPIDKKRIITSTEALNLQEVPKHLIVIGGGVIGLELGSVYARLGAKVSVVEFAKSIIGTMDGGLGKELQRVLKKNLGMEFFLGHKVTGATAKGKKVTVTAEDPKGQAIELEGDYCIVSVGRTAYTAGLGLENIGIETEERGNKIPVNEHLETSVEGVYAIGDVVKGAMLAHKAEDEGIYVAERIVGQKPHIDYNLIPGVVYTWPEVASVGKTEEQLKEAGAKYKSGSFSFKASGRAKASGDTDGFVKVLADSETDEVLGVHIIGPRAADIIAEAVVAMEYRASAEDIGRICHAHPTFTEALKEAALAATANRAIHA comes from the coding sequence ATGCAATACGACGTAATCGTTATAGGAAGTGGTCCGGGTGGATATGTAGGCGCTATTCGCTGTGCACAACTTGGACTGAAAACGGCTGTAATCGAAAAATACAGCACCTTTGGAGGTACTTGTCTGAATGTGGGCTGTATTCCATCCAAAGCTTTGTTGGATACCTCCGAACATTATCACAATGCTGCGCACAACTTCGAAACACACGGTATCGAACTTAGCAATTTAAAGATCGACGTCAAAAAAATGATCGACCGTAAGAATGACGTGATCGCTCAGAATACAGCAGGTATTACCTTTCTATTTAAGAAAAACAAAATAGATGCATACGAAGGTGTTGGCTCCTTTGTTGACAAAAACACCATTAAAGTAACGAAGAGTGACGGAAGCACGGAAGAGCTAAAAGCGAAAAATGTGATTATCGCCACAGGTTCAAAACCTACAGAGCTCCCTTTCCTTCCTATTGATAAAAAGCGTATCATCACCTCTACAGAAGCGTTAAATCTACAAGAAGTTCCGAAGCACCTTATTGTTATCGGTGGTGGCGTTATCGGCCTTGAGTTAGGCTCCGTTTACGCGCGCTTAGGTGCTAAAGTTTCTGTTGTGGAGTTTGCTAAATCGATCATCGGCACGATGGATGGTGGATTAGGAAAAGAATTGCAACGTGTATTAAAGAAAAACTTAGGTATGGAGTTTTTCTTAGGTCATAAAGTAACCGGTGCTACAGCCAAAGGCAAAAAAGTAACCGTAACGGCTGAAGATCCGAAAGGTCAGGCTATCGAACTGGAAGGTGATTATTGTATCGTTTCAGTTGGTAGAACAGCGTATACTGCTGGTTTAGGTTTGGAAAATATCGGCATTGAAACCGAAGAACGTGGAAACAAAATCCCGGTAAACGAACACTTGGAAACCAGCGTTGAAGGTGTATATGCCATTGGTGACGTGGTTAAAGGAGCCATGTTGGCGCACAAAGCAGAAGACGAAGGTATCTATGTTGCTGAACGTATTGTTGGCCAAAAACCGCATATCGATTACAATCTGATTCCAGGTGTTGTGTATACATGGCCAGAAGTTGCTTCTGTTGGTAAAACAGAAGAGCAACTGAAAGAAGCTGGAGCAAAATACAAATCAGGGTCCTTCTCTTTCAAAGCTTCAGGCCGTGCGAAAGCATCCGGCGATACTGACGGCTTTGTGAAAGTATTAGCAGATAGCGAAACGGATGAAGTATTGGGCGTACATATTATTGGTCCGCGTGCGGCAGATATTATCGCCGAAGCTGTCGTTGCCATGGAGTATAGAGCTTCTGCGGAAGATATCGGAAGAATCTGTCATGCACACCCAACGTTTACCGAAGCGTTGAAAGAAGCTGCGCTTGCCGCAACCGCTAATAGAGCAATACACGCTTAA
- a CDS encoding acyl-CoA thioesterase — translation MNFYTRKWIKPEDLNPNGSLFGGTLLRWIDEEAVIYAIVQLGNPHVVTKYISEINFVSSAKQGDIIEMGIEAVSFGRTSLTMRCVVRNKITRKVILSIDKLVFVNLDTEGNPTPHNKSEITYAYSGIEKTTK, via the coding sequence ATGAATTTTTACACGCGAAAATGGATTAAACCCGAGGATTTAAATCCGAATGGTTCTCTTTTTGGAGGAACGCTATTACGCTGGATTGATGAAGAAGCCGTAATTTATGCTATCGTGCAGCTGGGCAATCCACACGTGGTTACGAAGTACATTTCGGAGATCAACTTTGTGAGTTCGGCTAAACAAGGGGATATTATCGAGATGGGGATTGAGGCTGTAAGTTTTGGTCGCACTTCCTTAACGATGCGCTGTGTGGTACGCAACAAGATCACGCGCAAAGTTATTCTGTCTATCGACAAACTGGTATTTGTCAACCTTGATACGGAAGGCAACCCGACGCCACATAACAAATCAGAGATTACTTACGCTTATAGCGGCATCGAAAAAACAACCAAATGA
- a CDS encoding DUF3817 domain-containing protein, giving the protein MLRIFRQIALWEAISTVILFFIAMPLKYFADVPEAVKVAGSIHGFLVVLFVILLIMCWNEYKWTLKRVATYFVVSLIPIVSFWVEHDLKKQIASKK; this is encoded by the coding sequence ATGTTACGAATTTTTCGACAGATCGCCTTATGGGAAGCCATTTCAACGGTTATCCTCTTTTTTATCGCTATGCCTTTAAAATATTTTGCTGATGTGCCTGAGGCTGTTAAAGTCGCAGGATCGATACACGGCTTCTTGGTGGTATTGTTTGTTATCTTGCTCATCATGTGTTGGAACGAATATAAATGGACACTAAAACGCGTGGCAACTTACTTCGTCGTATCCCTGATCCCTATCGTATCGTTTTGGGTAGAGCATGATCTTAAAAAGCAAATAGCTTCTAAAAAGTGA
- the lpdA gene encoding dihydrolipoyl dehydrogenase — translation MNYDIVVIGSGPGGYVAAIRASQLGFKTAIIEREALGGICLNWGCIPTKALLKSAQVFEYLNHAEEYGIKVQGGEADFSAIVKRSRGVADGMSKGIQFLMKKNKIDVIMGTAKVKKGGKIEVKTADGAVKEYTAKHTILATGARSRELPNLPQDGKKIVGYRQAMNLPKQPKSLVVVGSGAIGVEFAYFYSAIGTQVTIVEFMDRIVPVEDEEVSKQLEKSLKKAGITILTKSEVQSVDTSGDLSKVAIKTAKGTETIEAEVVLSAVGITPNIENLGLEEAGIKTDKGRVLVDDFYKTNVDGVYAIGDIVKGQALAHVASAEGITCVEKIKGLHVEPIDYNNIPGCTYCSPEIASVGYTEKAAKDAGYEVKVGKFPFSASGKASAAGVKDGFVKLVFDAKYGELLGAHMIGANVTEMIAEIVVARKLETTGHEMIKAIHPHPTMSEAIMEAAADAYGEVIHL, via the coding sequence ATGAATTACGACATCGTAGTAATCGGTAGTGGTCCTGGAGGATATGTAGCTGCTATCCGTGCATCCCAATTAGGTTTCAAGACAGCAATTATTGAGCGCGAAGCGTTAGGTGGAATCTGCTTAAATTGGGGATGTATCCCGACCAAAGCCTTGTTAAAAAGCGCGCAAGTTTTCGAATATTTAAACCATGCCGAAGAATATGGTATTAAAGTTCAAGGCGGCGAAGCAGACTTTTCTGCTATTGTAAAAAGAAGTCGTGGTGTTGCAGATGGAATGAGCAAAGGTATTCAGTTCTTGATGAAAAAGAACAAGATCGATGTGATCATGGGCACGGCTAAAGTTAAAAAAGGTGGTAAAATCGAAGTAAAAACAGCAGATGGTGCTGTAAAAGAGTATACTGCTAAGCACACGATCTTAGCAACAGGCGCTCGTTCACGCGAACTGCCTAATCTTCCACAAGACGGCAAAAAAATCGTGGGCTACCGCCAAGCTATGAACCTTCCTAAACAACCGAAATCACTTGTTGTCGTCGGTTCTGGCGCTATCGGTGTAGAATTTGCTTATTTCTACAGCGCTATCGGCACGCAGGTAACCATCGTTGAATTTATGGACAGAATTGTTCCTGTAGAAGACGAAGAAGTATCTAAGCAATTAGAAAAATCGTTAAAAAAAGCAGGAATCACTATTTTAACCAAATCGGAAGTACAATCGGTCGATACATCTGGTGATTTAAGTAAAGTAGCTATCAAAACAGCAAAAGGCACCGAGACAATCGAAGCCGAAGTTGTATTATCAGCTGTAGGTATCACGCCAAACATCGAAAACTTAGGTTTAGAAGAAGCGGGTATCAAAACTGATAAAGGACGCGTTTTGGTAGACGATTTTTACAAAACCAATGTAGACGGTGTTTATGCGATTGGTGATATCGTTAAAGGACAAGCTTTAGCCCACGTTGCTTCGGCAGAAGGTATTACTTGTGTAGAAAAAATCAAAGGTCTTCACGTGGAACCGATCGATTATAACAATATCCCAGGCTGTACGTACTGCTCACCAGAAATTGCTTCTGTTGGTTACACCGAAAAAGCGGCAAAAGATGCCGGTTATGAAGTAAAAGTAGGTAAATTTCCGTTCTCTGCATCGGGTAAAGCTTCGGCAGCTGGTGTCAAAGATGGTTTTGTGAAATTAGTATTCGATGCTAAATATGGCGAGCTTTTGGGCGCGCACATGATCGGCGCTAATGTAACAGAAATGATCGCGGAAATCGTGGTTGCCAGAAAACTGGAAACAACGGGTCACGAAATGATCAAAGCAATACATCCACACCCGACCATGAGCGAAGCGATCATGGAAGCAGCAGCAGATGCTTACGGTGAGGTTATCCACTTATAA